The region ATTACTTGTGTCGGAAACCATTCCAGTATAATTCGAATTCGAGTACTTATAAATTCTTTTACAAGAATAATTCCCGCAAAAGGTATCCCGATAATCTTTTGCTGCTTTATTTGAGGGTAAAAGGGTAATTAACCAAACTATAAATACCAAAATTGATTTCATATTTTTCGAATTAAATTGTTAATAAGGGCATTGCGTTGTTGCAGCCATAAAACTTCCGGAACCGTTATCTGTAATAGTTGTTCCTTCATCAAGTAAAACAAAATCGGTTGCCCAAAAATTTATATTGCCGCTTGTATTAATGTTATCGCTGCAACCTGAACCTCCGATGCTAATTGACTGTTTTACTTTACTAACGTATGTGCCTGCGTTGAAATTGCTGCAAAAAGTTGGATTTGCATTGCAGTCAGGAATTAGCTGCCATATTTTTAAATAATTGATTTGATAATAAGCAGGAAATACTGTTGTTCCATCTGGCATTCTACCCGGATCAGGATCAATAGCGAAATTTATTATTGTACAGCATGCGTTTTGAGGCGTATATGTGGGGTCATTTATTATGGCCACAGGAACATCGTCAAAAAACCAAGTCATTCTATTTGGTTCCCAAAACACAGCATATTTGTGTTCATTAGCCATATTTGCTAACCCATTTATTATATTTGAGGCACTCGTTCTTTCGCATGAGTTAATGTCCCGCCAGTGGTAATGCGTGCCTAATTCGGTGCCACTGACAGATTGGTCTCCGTTATTTTCCATAATATCAATTTCATTATATATACCTGCGGTACATGTAGAAGGTGCGCCACCTAAAGTCCAAAATGCCGGCCAAAAACCTTGGCCCACGGGAAGTTTAGCGGAAATTTCAAAA is a window of Bacteroidota bacterium DNA encoding:
- a CDS encoding glycoside hydrolase family 16 protein, which encodes MKILRAKLVLIFLISILHMKAQLPLSDPTFTLVLHEEFNSFDPLLWHNQYTWRGPVNNGLEYNSPANLNYTLNTGYLTIKCETVSPITFTLGDYSPYNYQSGVIQSKFTHKYGYFEISAKLPVGQGFWPAFWTLGGAPSTCTAGIYNEIDIMENNGDQSVSGTELGTHYHWRDINSCERTSASNIINGLANMANEHKYAVFWEPNRMTWFFDDVPVAIINDPTYTPQNACCTIINFAIDPDPGRMPDGTTVFPAYYQINYLKIWQLIPDCNANPTFCSNFNAGTYVSKVKQSISIGGSGCSDNINTSGNINFWATDFVLLDEGTTITDNGSGSFMAATTQCPY